A single window of Populus nigra chromosome 17, ddPopNigr1.1, whole genome shotgun sequence DNA harbors:
- the LOC133677165 gene encoding receptor-like protein 7, translating to MVASGRFLTMRMLSLFLLSFFHLRACHSSPSMQPLCHDEESHALMQFKESLVIHRSASYDPAAYPKVASWNVDRESGDCCSWDGVDCDGDSGHVIGLDLSSSCLYGSIDSNSSLFHLVWLRRLDLADNDFNNSKIPSEIRNLSRLFDLNLSMSGFSGQIPAEILELSKLVFLDLGANPLKLQKPGLQHLVEVLTKLEVLHLSGVSISAKVPQIMANLSSLSSLFLRDCGLQGEFPMEIFQLPNLRFLSTRYNPYLTGYLPEFQSGNQLELLLLAGTSFSSHVPESIGNLKSLKEFDVAGCYFSGVIPSSLGNATKLNYLRLSYNFFSGKIPPSLVNLIQLTYLSLSSNNFRSVTLDWLGNLTNLNYVDLQDTNSYGNIPSSLRNLTQLTVFKLHGNKLTGQIPSWIGNRTQLISLHLGDNKLHGPIPESIYRLQNLEQLDLESNFFSGTLELNLLLKFRNLVSLQLSDKNLSLLNSNNATIPQPKLELLILNGCNLGEFPSFLRDQNHLEILELEDNELVGHIPKWFVNMSTITLEHLSLAGNLLTGFEQSFDVLPWNNLRSLDLSRNKFQGSLPIPPPAIYEYDVLNNELNGEIPEGICNLSSLSVLELSNNNLSGKLPQCLGNKGSTATVLNLRNNSFSGDIPETFTSGCSLRVVDFSQNKLEGKIPKSLAKCTKLEILNLEQNRINDVFPTWLGILPDLKVMILRSNGFYGVIGNPKTNIEFPRLQIVDLSNNSFKGKLPLEYFRNRTAMKNVRNYKHLIYMQADTSFKTPHGTMNRRYEYSMTMTNKGVMRLYEKIQESLTAIDLSCNGFEGGIPEVLGDLKALHLLNLSNNFLTGRIPPSLSNLKELEALDLSQNKLSGEIPVQLAQLTFLAVFNVSHNLLSGPIPRGNQFETFDSTSFDANSGLCGKPLSKKCGNGEDSLPAPKEDEGSGSPLEFGWKVVVIGYASGLVTGAILGCVMNTRKYEWLVKNYFVSWQHEGQYLKTRLRRS from the coding sequence ATGGTAGCATCTGGGCGTTTCTTAACTATGCGGATGCTTTCGCTCTTTTTACTCTCGTTTTTTCATCTTAGAGCTTGTCACTCTTCTCCCTCCATGCAGCCGCTATGCCATGATGAGGAGAGTCATGCCTTGATGCAGTTCAAGGAAAGCCTTGTCATTCATAGGTCCGCTTCTTATGATCCTGCTGCTTATCCCAAGGTTGCATCATGGAACGTTGATAGAGAAAGCGGTGATTGCTGCTCTTGGGATGGTGTTGACTGCGATGGGGACTCTGGTCATGTGATCGGCCTTGACCTCAGTAGCAGCTGCCTTTATGGCTCCATCGACTCTAATAGCAGCCTCTTCCACCTTGTTTGGCTCAGAAGGCTTGATCTTGCAGACAACGACTTCAACAACTCCAAAATCCCTTCTGAGATTCGAAATCTCTCAAGGCTGTTTGATCTAAATCTCTCAATGTCTGGCTTTTCTGGTCAGATTCCAGCTGAGATCTTAGAGCTTTCCAAGTTGGTTTTCCTTGATCTGGGAGCAAATCCTTTGAAGCTCCAAAAGCCTGGTCTGCAACATTTAGTTGAAGTATTAACCAAGTTGGAGGTACTCCATCTCAGTGGAGTGAGCATATCAGCCAAGGTACCTCAAATCATGGCAAACCTATCCTCTCTGTCATCTCTATTTCTAAGAGATTGTGGATTGCAAGGAGAGTTCCCCATGGAAATATTCCAATTACCCAACCTTCGCTTTCTCAGTACCCGGTATAATCCATATCTCACTGGATATTTGCCGGAATTTCAGTCGGGCAACCAACTTGAATTATTGTTGCTCGCAGGAACAAGTTTCTCCAGTCATGTACCGGAATCCATTGGTAACCTCAAATCATTGAAAGAATTTGACGTGGCTGGATGTTATTTTTCAGGGGTGATACCATCTTCACTTGGTAATGCTACAAAACTGAACTATCTACGCCTTTCTTATAACTTTTTCTCTGGGAAAATCCCTCCTTCTTTGGTCAACCTAATTCAACTTACTTACCTGTCGCTTTCTTCCAACAATTTCAGATCTGTTACCTTAGATTGGCTTGGTAATCTAACCAATCTCAATTATGTAGACTTGCAAGACACCAATTCATATGGTAACATTCCATCCTCTCTTAGAAACTTGACTCAGCTCACCGTCTTCAAGCTTCATGGAAATAAATTAACTGGTCAAATTCCATCTTGGATAGGAAACCGTACCCAATTAATCTCACTACACCTTGGTGACAACAAACTGCACGGTCCGATTCCTGAGTCTATTTATAGGCTTCAAAATCTTGAACAACTTGACCTAGAATCTAATTTCTTTAGTGGTACTTTGGAATTGAACCTTCTTCTTAAGTTCAGAAACCTTGTTTCACTCCAGTTATCAGATAAGAATCTGTCTCTGCTAAATAGCAACAATGCTACCATTCCTCAGCCAAAACTTGAACTCTTGATATTGAATGGATGTAATCTAGGTGAATTTCCCAGTTTCTTGCGTGATCAGAACCATCTGGAGATTTTAGAACTTGAAGATAACGAACTTGTGGGACACATACCCAAATGGTTTGTGAACATGAGTACCATAACCCTCGAGCATCTATCTCTGGCTGGCAACCTTCTGACAGGTTTTGAGCAATCCTTCGACGTTCTTCCATGGAATAATCTACGCTCACTAGATCTTTCTCGGAACAAGTTCCAAGGATCCCTTCCAATTCCACCACCAGCAATCTATGAATATGATGTGTTGAACAACGAATTAAATGGAGAAATCCCTGAAGGTATTTGCAATCTGTCTTCGCTTTCTGTCCTTGAATTGTCAAATAACAATTTGAGCGGCAAACTTCCTCAATGCTTGGGCAATAAAGGCAGCACTGCTACAGTTCTGAATCTCCGCAACAATAGTTTCAGTGGTGATATACCTGAGACATTCACAAGTGGCTGCTCATTGAGGGTCGTTGATTTCAGTCAAAACAAACTGGAGGGGAAGATACCAAAATCATTAGCCAAGTGCACCAAGCTAGAGATTCTCAATCTTGAacaaaataggataaatgatgtCTTTCCTACTTGGTTGGGTATTCTTCCTGATTTGAAGGTTATGATTTTGAGATCTAATGGGTTCTATGGAGTGATTGGGAATCCAAAAACCAATATTGAATTTCCTAGGTTACAGATTGTTGACCTCTCCAACAACAGTTTTAAGGGTAAGTTGCCACTTGAATATTTCCGAAATCGGACTGCCATGAAAAATGTCCGTAATTATAAGCACTTGATTTACATGCAAGCAGACACAAGTTTCAAAACACCGCATGGTACAATGAACAGACGGTATGAGTACTCAATGACAATGACAAACAAAGGTGTGATGAGACTATATGAGAAGATCCAAGAAAGTCTCACTGCTATCGATCTCTCATGCAATGGTTTTGAAGGAGGAATTCCAGAGGTCCTCGGAGATCTCAAAGCACTTCATTTGCTCAATCTCTCCAACAACTTTCTCACTGGTCGCATCCCTCCATCCTTGTCCAACTTGAAAGAGCTTGAAGCTTTGGACCTTTCTCAGAACAAACTCTCAGGAGAGATTCCTGTCCAACTTGCACAGCTCACCTTCCTCGCGGTCTTTAATGTGTCTCACAATCTTCTATCAGGTCCAATACCAAGAGGAAACCAATTCGAGACATTTGACAGCACCTCATTTGATGCGAATTCAGGATTGTGTGGAAAGCCTTTATCAAAAAAATGTGGAAATGGTGAGGACTCGTTGCCAGCACCTAAAGAAGATGAAGGCTCGGGATCTCCACTTGAATTTGGTTGGAAGGTGGTGGTGATAGGTTATGCAAGTGGATTGGTAACAGGAGCCATTCTTGGATGCGTTATGAACACAAGGAAGTATGAATGGCTAGTGAAGAATTACTTTGTGAGTTGGCAACACGAAGGTCAATATTTGAAGACTCGCCTGCGTAgaagttga
- the LOC133677504 gene encoding receptor-like protein 12, translating to MRMLFLFLLSLLHLRACYSSPSMQPLCHDDESHALLQLKESLVINESSSSDPSAYPKVASWRVDGESGDCCSWDGVECDRDSGHVIGLDLSSSCLYGSIHSNSSLFHLVQLRRLNLADNDFNNSEIPSEIRNLSRLFDLNLSYSSFSGQIPEEVLELSKLVFLDLAGNSLKLKKPELKHCLGNISSSASVLILRNNSFSGDIPETFTSGCSLSVIDFSQNKLEGKIPKSLANCTKLEILNLQQNNINDVFPSWLGVLPDLRVLILRSNGLHGVIGKPKTNVEFPRLQIVDLSNNSFKGKLPLEYLRNWTAMETVHKEHLMYMQVDISFQTSDYPMIFDYQFSMTMTNKGVMRLYEKIQDSLTAIDLSSNGFEGGIPEVLGDLKELHLLNLSNNFLSGGIPPSLSNLKELEALDLSQNKLSGEIPVKLAQLTFLEVFNVSHNFLSGPIPRGNQFGTFENTSFDANPGLCGEPLSKECGNGEDSLPAAKEDEGSGYPLEFGWKVVVVGYASGVVIGVIIGCVMNTRKYEWVVKNYFARRQNKGQNLKTRLHRS from the exons ATGCGGATGCTTTTCCTCTTTTTGCTGTCTTTGCTTCATCTTAGAGCTTGTTATTCTTCTCCTTCCATGCAGCCTCTATGCCATGATGACGAGAGTCATGCCTTGTTGCAGCTCAAGGAAAGCCTTGTCATTAATGAGTCCTCTTCTTCTGATCCTTCTGCTTATCCCAAGGTTGCATCATGGAGAGTTGATGGAGAAAGCGGTGATTGCTGCTCTTGGGATGGTGTTGAATGCGATCGGGACTCTGGTCATGTGATCGGCCTTGACCTCAGTAGCAGCTGCCTTTATGGCTCCATCCACTCCAATAGCAGCCTCTTCCACCTTGTTCAGCTCAGAAGGCTGAATCTTGCTGACAACGACTTCAACAACTCTGAAATCCCTTCTGAGATTCGAAATCTCTCAAGGCTGTTTGACCTAAATCTCTCATATTCTTCCTTTTCTGGTCAAATCCCAGAAGAGGTCTTAGAGCTTTCCAAGTTGGTTTTCCTTGATCTGGCAGGAAATTCTTTGAAGCTCAAAAAGCCTG AACTGAAGCACTGCTTGGGCAACATAAGCAGCAGTGCTTCAGTTCTGATTCTGCGAAACAATAGTTTCAGCGGTGATATTCCTGAAACATTCACAAGTGGCTGCTCATTGAGTGTCATTGATTTCAGTCAAAACAAATTGGAGGGGAAGATACCAAAATCATTAGCCAATTGTACCAAGCTAGAGATTCTCAATCTtcaacaaaataacataaatgaTGTCTTTCCTTCTTGGTTGGGTGTTCTTCCTGATTTGAGGGTTCTGATACTCAGATCTAATGGGCTCCATGGTGTGATTGGGAAACCTAAAACCAACGTTGAATTTCCGAGGTTACAGATTGTTGACCTCTCCAACAACAGTTTTAAGGGTAAGTTGCCGCTCGAATATCTCCGAAATTGGACTGCCATGGAAACAGTCCACAAGGAACACTTGATGTACATGCAAGTAGACATAAGTTTCCAAACATCTGATTATCCAATGATATTTGATTATCAATTCTCAATGACAATGACAAACAAAGGTGTGATGAGACTATATGAGAAGATCCAAGATAGTCTCACTGCTATCGATCTCTCAAGCAATGGTTTTGAAGGAGGAATTCCAGAGGTCCTCGGAGATCTCAAAGAACTTCATTTGCTCAATCTCTCCAACAACTTTCTCAGTGGTGGCATCCCTCCATCCTTGTCCAACTTGAAAGAGCTTGAAGCTTTGGACCTTTCTCAGAACAAACTCTCGGGAGAGATTCCAGTTAAACTTGCACAGCTCACCTTCCTCGAGGTCTTTAATGTGTCTCACAATTTTCTATCTGGTCCGATACCACGAGGAAACCAATTCGGAACATTTGAAAACACTTCATTTGATGCGAATCCAGGATTGTGTGGGGAGCCGTTGTCAAAAGAATGTGGAAATGGTGAGGACTCGCTGCCAGCAGCTAAAGAAGATGAGGGCTCGGGATATCCACTTGAATTTGGTTGGAAGGTGGTGGTTGTAGGGTATGCAAGTGGAGTGGTAATTGGAGTGATTATTGGATGTGTTATGAACACAAGGAAGTATGAATGGGTGGTGAAGAATTATTTTGCGAGGCGGCAAAACAAAGGTCAAAATTTGAAGACTCGCCTGCATAGAAGTTGA